In Drosophila innubila isolate TH190305 chromosome 2R unlocalized genomic scaffold, UK_Dinn_1.0 1_C_2R, whole genome shotgun sequence, the following are encoded in one genomic region:
- the LOC117784743 gene encoding uncharacterized protein LOC117784743 — translation MKNVATPLNMYSLVLWYFIRNVFGQTNECVNCTIYNGGCQMKVTGWSAFKMSSRDKSLVVKIPPINDENEDEIVFDDTLVNCTINGFTITDTLETFVCFWSPLLGCSAVTKKEVVNKHHMDYEACKICARYCNCKTPSGSWTTKDASLGRLLTLFIAIKIFY, via the exons atgaaaaatgtagcAACACCTTTAAATATGTACAGTTTGGTATTATGGTACTTTATACGCA ACGTATTTGGACAAACGAATGAATGCGTAAATTGCACGATATATAATGGAGGCTGTCAAATGAAAGTCACGGGTTGGAGTGCCTTTAAAATGTCCTCTCGGGATAAATCATTGGTTGTTAAAATACCGCCGATTAATGATGAAAACGAAGACGAAATCGTATTTGATGACACCTTAGTTAATTGCACTATTAATGGGTTTACCATAACCG ATACCTTAGAAACATTCGTTTGTTTTTGGTCACCCTTGTTGGGCTGTAGTGCTGTAACAAAAAAGGAAGTTGTTAACAAACATCATATGGATTATGAAGCCTGCAAGATTTGTGCCAGatattgtaattgtaaaaCGCCAAGTGGATCTTGGACTACTAAAGATGCGAGTTTAGGACGGCTCTTGACATTGTTCATCGCcattaagatattttattga
- the LOC117784052 gene encoding zinc finger protein 454 produces the protein MFPLLQNSVYIVCRCCLLEQPPLCHNICENNQLIDELLTLAPNLQILPDDIICDECLQRLHNALEFRQRCEHSERILRARHEQALDDALECLEREVGSLEKVETIPMLTLIEPVDFGPLDLSDTLEGNETSLRKPARYDCGTLNTPIHLPATLEQLEEKLKSPSLNAAVVEKPKRKRVTGATSRPRRSKSLNQCSECEKKFTRNFQLKLHMNSVHGLGDGPLYRCEVCCKVFASRHSLRYHETSSHSTVRPFACELCDRRFVLRTQLCSHARMHTGETKPRIYACNVCSKTWPTKSDLRTHMRSHDKDMSKRPHKCDKCDKAFFTRGHLSSHHLVHTGEKPYACNYCVKSYQSVGNLNNHMARQHASILEEQLEL, from the exons ATGTTCCCGCTTTTGCAAAATTCCGTATATATTGTCTGCCGCTGCTGCCTCTTGGAACAGCCGCCACTTTGCCATAACATCTGCGAGAATAATCAACTCATTGACGAGTTGCTTACTTTGGCACCCAATCTTCAAATCCTACCCGACGATATCATATGTGATGAGTGTCTGCAACGTCTACACAATGCTCTCGAATTTCGACAACGCTGTGAGCATTCGGAACGCATTCTTCGTGCCAGGCACGAACAGGCCCTGGACGATGCTCTCGAATGCCTTGAACGTGAAGTCGGTTCCCTGGAGAAGGTCGAAACAATACCAATGTTGACGCTAATAGAGCCTGTGGATTTTG GACCATTGGATCTCTCGGATACGTTGGAGGGTAATGAGACATCGTTGCGAAAGCCTGCCCGTTATGATTGTGGCACCTTGAATACACCCATACATTTACCCGCAACTCTTGAGCAGCTTGAGGAGAAGCTGAAGAGTCCAAGCTTGAATGCTGCCGTCGTTGAAAAGCCGAAGCGTAAGCGCGTTACAGGTGCCACATCTCGTCCAAGACGATCAAAATCGTTGAACCAATGCTCGGAGTGTGAGAAGAAGTTTACGCGTAATTTTCAGTTGAAGTTGCATATGAATTCGGTGCATGGCTTGGGCGATGGTCCGCTATATCGATGCGAAGTGTGCTGCAAAGTTTTTGCATCGCGTCACAGTCTGCGGTATCATGAGACATCGTCGCATTCCACGGTCCGTCCATTTGCCTGCGAGCTTTGCGACCGACGCTTTGTGCTTCGCACACAGTTGTGTTCGCACGCCCGGATGCATACGGGTGAGACAAAGCCGCGAATTTATGCCTGCAATGTATGCTCAAAAACGTGGCCAACAAAATCGGATCTACGCACACATATGCGCTCCCATGACAAAGACATGTCTAAGAGACCACATAAGTGCGATAAATGCGATAAGGCATTCTTCACCCGTGGTCATCTAAGCTCACATCATTTGGTTCATACCGGAGAGAAACCCTATGCCTGCAATTACTGTGTGAAGTCTTATCAAAGTGTTGGTAATCTTAACAATCATATGGCACGACAGCATGCAAGTATCCTGGAAGAGCAGCTGgaactttaa